The window AGACCCGTTCCGCTATATACCTGATGTCGTTCGGGTGGTATTGCTTGCACTCGTCCTGATGGTCACAGCGCACGCACAGAATGTGTTTTTCCGCGAGGCCTGCGACTCCGCGAACTTCAGCGCCCGCGGGTGGTACGATAACGACAGGATCGTGATCAGCGGCAGCGAACACATCCCTGGCAGCGCTGCTTCGCTCGAATTTCGTTTTCTGAAGGGCGCCACAACACCCACCACGGGCGGCGGTGTACGACGGCTCTTTGCTCCGAGCGATTCGGTGTATGTGAGCTACTGGGTGAAGTACAGCGCGAATTGGGAGGGATCAAATCGACCGTATCATCCGCACGAATTCCATCTCCTGACCAATATCGACAGCCGCTGGATCGGTCCGGCCGCCACACATCTCACGACATACATCGAACAGAACGAGGGCCGTCCGCTGCTCGCGATACAGGATGCGCTGAATATCGACGCTGGACGTATCGGCCAGGATCTCAGCACCATCACCGAACAGCGCGCGGTGGCGGGCTGCAACGGGACGTCGGACCGCTATCCCGCGGGAGACTGTTACCGCGCGGGAGCCGACTACCGCAACGGCAAGGTCTGGCATGCCCCGCGTGTGTGTTTCGGCGACAGCGGCGGCACCTACAACAAAAACGACTGGCACTTCGTCGAGGCGTTTTTTAAGCTCAATACCATCGTGGGCGGGAAAGGTGTGCCGGACGGCGTCGTGCGCTACTGGTTCGACGGCGCCGTGATGATCGACGCGCCCGATGTGATGTTACGCACGGGCGCCTTGCCGGGCATGTCGTTCAACCAGTTCATGATCGCGCCGTATATCGGCGACGGATCGCCGGTGGAACAGACGATGTGGGTGGATGAGATTACCGTGGCGGATACACGTCCACGGTCGACGTATACACACCACACAGATCCGGCGCCGCTGCCGCAGTTCGCACAGAATCACCCGAATCCCTTCTCCGGCTCGACGCGTATCCGATACACCTTGCCCGCCGCCTCGACAGTGACCCTCGTCGTCCACGACCAACTCGGTCGTATCGTGCACACCTTGGTGGATACGCAGCAGCCGGCCGGCGACCATTATTTCGATTTCAACATCCAAACGGATGCCTCTCCATTGGCGAACGGCTTGTACCTGCTCCGCCTCAGCACATCTCACGGCAGAAGTACACGCGTGATGGCCGTGTGCCGTTGAGTCGTGGTGTTATCTCCCGAACAATATCTGCCAGGGCAGCGCGCGCGGGGGATACCGTTTTTTCACGAGACCGATGGCGCCGCAGATCAGCGCGATGGCCAGCACCACGAGAAAGTTTACTGCGGTGAAAAGCAGTCCCGAGTCGATGCTTTCGAGGCCGCGCGCTTCAAGAATGGGCGCGATGACCTGCGCACCGAGCGCCTGATGCAGTATATACACCATCATCGAGTAACGGCCGAAAAAGGAAATTGCGGAAAGCAGAGGATTGCGCGGCATA of the Ignavibacteriota bacterium genome contains:
- a CDS encoding T9SS type A sorting domain-containing protein translates to MTRDPFRYIPDVVRVVLLALVLMVTAHAQNVFFREACDSANFSARGWYDNDRIVISGSEHIPGSAASLEFRFLKGATTPTTGGGVRRLFAPSDSVYVSYWVKYSANWEGSNRPYHPHEFHLLTNIDSRWIGPAATHLTTYIEQNEGRPLLAIQDALNIDAGRIGQDLSTITEQRAVAGCNGTSDRYPAGDCYRAGADYRNGKVWHAPRVCFGDSGGTYNKNDWHFVEAFFKLNTIVGGKGVPDGVVRYWFDGAVMIDAPDVMLRTGALPGMSFNQFMIAPYIGDGSPVEQTMWVDEITVADTRPRSTYTHHTDPAPLPQFAQNHPNPFSGSTRIRYTLPAASTVTLVVHDQLGRIVHTLVDTQQPAGDHYFDFNIQTDASPLANGLYLLRLSTSHGRSTRVMAVCR